AGTTTGTGGTGTTGGGTTCACAATATCGATCAAACGTTTGTGAGTCCGTTGCTCAAACTGTTCACGGGAATCCTTGTACTTGTGTACCGCACGGAGAATAGTAATGATTTGCTTCTCAGTTGGTAACGGAATCGGCCCGGATACACCTGCACCCGAACGTTTTGCTGTTTCAACAATCTTCTCAGCGGATTGATCAAGAATTCTGTGGTCGTATGCTTTCAAGCGAATACGAATTTTTTGCTTTGCCATTTTAGTCCCTCCTTCTATCGCCCAATTTGGTATCGGACATACTCCGTGAAAATTTTCTGACCTCGTCCCCATGGCAAAGGGGCCGGGTGTGTCAGTAACCTCTCACATCATCGCAACGTCTCAGAACAACATTTATTATTATATATAATAGGCGGCAGTATTGCAAGCTAAAATAACAAAACAACGCATATTTTTTTCATACGTTGTTTTGTTTCTATTATATAGGTTAGAGATTCTCAGTTGCAGACTTGAAAAACTCAGCTGACTCCGCTGTCTGCGCTGTTGCTGTACCTATTCCTTCTATAGTCTGAATCAATGTCCTTATTTCTTCTTCTACTACAACTATCTCCTGTGTGCTACTGCTCATTGCCTCTACAATATCGGAAAACAAAAGACTAGTCTCAAGAGATTGATGCTTTCCACTTTTGGTTAGCTCTTGCACCTTACGTATCTCATCAACAACCTGTTGTGTGAGACTGCCCGATTTATTAGTTAGCTCCGCGATCTGAATTACAGTATTCTTCGTATCTTCTGCCAACCGACTAACTTCTTGGGCAACTACACTAAACCCTCTACCGTGCTCTCCGGCTCTAGCAGCTTCTATTGTTGCATTAAGAGAAAGGATTTTAGTTTGATCAGCTATATCTTTCACTGAGTTTACGATTTTTTGTATTTGTTTAGAGGAATTGCTTAATTCATAAATGGAGTGTTCCATCTCACTAGTGCTTTGATAAATAAGGTTAATCTGTCCTGTTAAGCTATCCAAATGTTCATGTCCATCTGTAGCCAGCCCCTGTGACTCTACAGAGGATCTAGCTGTACGTTGGAATGTTCTACTTACTTCATTACTACTGGCTACTAGCTGCTTCACAGCGGCATTTGTATCGATGCTAAAATCTATTAATTCGCTGCTAAATTCAGCAATTTTCTGCTTTAATTCATTTTTAACCAATAAGTACTGTTGTTCTTTTTCTTTGACGTTCTCTTTCTCGTATTCCTCTAAAACAAGTTGTTGCTCGAGGTTTAGCAGCTTGGTCACAGTCTGAACTACTTGTAGGCGTGCTTTGTCATCATTGGTTTCTTTATAGATAACTTGTATAAATACGTTCTGAAGATTTTGAAAAGCGGATAAGTACCATTTCGGCTCAAGTCCGACCCTTTTATGAATATTAGCAATCTTCAAGCGCTTTGCTATGTATTCATCATCAACTTTGCCATCAAAAATTTCAATGATATGCTCTCGGAGCGTTGTTTTCAATCTCTCGATGCTGCTATGCTTCAAAATTATGGCCTCAAGCTTATTAACACCTAACACCGAATTGTAAAATTGATCAGTAATGTAGTCTATATTCTGTTCAACAATAGGCTTCACCCTACGCAATAAATTCAAATCTGATTCAGTTAGATCAATCATCTTCATTTGTTCATTGAGCTCGCCATGACCTTCAATAGTATGAAATAAAAACTCAGTAGGCTTGCTCTGATCCTTGATATCTAAGGAATGAGAGGCAGGAGAATCCACATTGTTATTACGTGCAGTTAGCGCATGCATGAAGGAAAAAGGACATTTCCCCATATTACCACTCTCCCTTAATTCCTATATTTTTACATTATTAATCCTCCTTCATTTTACTCTATGATTAGTATAATTGTAAACAATTGATTGATGTATTTT
This Paenibacillus sp. FSL R5-0345 DNA region includes the following protein-coding sequences:
- the rpsJ gene encoding 30S ribosomal protein S10, producing MAKQKIRIRLKAYDHRILDQSAEKIVETAKRSGAGVSGPIPLPTEKQIITILRAVHKYKDSREQFEQRTHKRLIDIVNPTPQTVDALMRLDLPSGVDIEIKL
- a CDS encoding globin-coupled sensor protein translates to MGKCPFSFMHALTARNNNVDSPASHSLDIKDQSKPTEFLFHTIEGHGELNEQMKMIDLTESDLNLLRRVKPIVEQNIDYITDQFYNSVLGVNKLEAIILKHSSIERLKTTLREHIIEIFDGKVDDEYIAKRLKIANIHKRVGLEPKWYLSAFQNLQNVFIQVIYKETNDDKARLQVVQTVTKLLNLEQQLVLEEYEKENVKEKEQQYLLVKNELKQKIAEFSSELIDFSIDTNAAVKQLVASSNEVSRTFQRTARSSVESQGLATDGHEHLDSLTGQINLIYQSTSEMEHSIYELSNSSKQIQKIVNSVKDIADQTKILSLNATIEAARAGEHGRGFSVVAQEVSRLAEDTKNTVIQIAELTNKSGSLTQQVVDEIRKVQELTKSGKHQSLETSLLFSDIVEAMSSSTQEIVVVEEEIRTLIQTIEGIGTATAQTAESAEFFKSATENL